The genomic DNA attttatataactGCAATTCTACACACTATAAATTTGTATCAAGTAGTTCAGTGTGGTTTGGTGGTGCTCCCCGGGCCTCGATCCTTAGGGCAGCAGCAAAATACACTGGGAATCTTCTCCCGGGAGAGGTAGAGAACGGGCTGAATGCTGCTGCTGACGTCCATGAAGCCAAAGGCCACAGGGTGGACATAGCAGTCAAACTCGTCTGGGGAGAAGTACTCTTGAAAGGGGAAAAGTGCAACAGGAGGAAAATAGTTGAAGATGATGATGGCCAGGATGATGGACACCATTTTGAAGGCCCTTTTCTTGACAGGGTGCATCTCGTCACGGGCAGGGCCCGACTGCCGCAGTGCATGCAGGATGGACacattgcagaagagcatgaagGCAAAAGCTGCCACGAGCATGACGACGAAGGCCTTCTCGAAGTTGGGGATGTTGCCCACACACTTGGCTGCAGCATAGGCCAGGATGACCAGCCACACCACAGCAACGCACACCATGCGGTGGCTTCGGTCCTTCAGCTCGGTGAAGGTGATGGGGTGCAGGACGGCCATGTAGCGGTCCAGACAGATGCAGGAGAGGAACAGTGGCGAAGAGTCTTTGACCCCATAGAAGAAGCGCAGTACATACCAGGTGCTGCTGGTGGTGAGGAAGACTATGCTGGCCAGCTGTAGTGGTGGGATGAGGCAGAAGAAGGTATCCAGGATGGCCAGGTGGAGGATGAAGATGTCAGAGGTAGAGGTAGAGTCCCCCTTGTTCTTGTGCAGGAGCCACAGCACCATCAGGTTAGCGGGGATCCCCAAGAACAGGTTGATGAACTGCAGAGTCATATGAAAGATCAGGACCTCGGGCATGTCCTTACATCCCTCATACACAGTAATGGCACCACCCTCAATATTACTGTTTGATGGCTTTTGGATGTAGAGGATGGAGGAGTTGAAGTTGAAGATCTCCATGGGGGTTAAACAGGCAGGAGATGGGGCTTCAACAGGATGCAGGTTGGGGGGGTTTCtgctcagacagagagaaagaagagcaTTCACAATAACAGGGCTGCATTCTGCATtaatacaaaacacatcacTGCTGACATCAGGTTTAAAACCTTGGTAGCAGCACACAGCGCAGTGAACATCTTCACCTTTCCTTCAACCACCCAATCTTCAATCCCAACACCCCGGCCAGAGTTCTTGGTTCTACAGCCTGACATGACTGACCACTCCCCTCACTGCATGGTCACTTCATTCTGACACAATGTCAATGCCCCCCCCAGAAGTGGAACATACTGCCCAAAgtggtcaggacagcagaattctTGGCCATTTTGGACAGACCTTGGACAGACTTGTTCAGTCTGCATCTCATCCTCATCCCCTAGCATTTCCACCTTTTGTATTACAAAATTCAGGTTATggtattttcattgttttaggtGATATGATTATGGATTTTATGTTTCTCCAACAAGACTACACCTCCATCCGACCCAGACAAGACTCCACCTTAATTGATGGATTAGTATGGTATGAATTCAATCAGTATCAGAATGGTATTCAGCTTCTTGTATAGCATTGCTTTTATGTCAGATCTGGGAATGTTGTTTGCCTGGTCTCACACTATTGCTGGTATGAATGCTTTTCTGAATGAATTAATCTGTTTCTCCTACATTGTAAGCTGCTCTAGCTATATGAACACCTGCTGAATCGATGCAAAACACTTCAAGATATTGTTTTTCTGTTAATTGGAGTTAACCTGCACATAAGCCTGTCCATAGAAATCTCACATCCAAGTTCAAATAAAGTGATTCATGTGAAACCTAATCTCATGTAATTACTTTTCACAGATGAGAATCTTAATTGGTTAGATTGCAGTAATTATTTTGGCATGCCTCTCTACAGCACTCTTTGTGTTTCACAGCATTTATTAAAGTCCCGTGGTGACCTACCCTCCTGACCTTATTTCACTGAAACTAAAAACAGTGTAACGCAATATGTTCCAGCAGCACTTACAAGGAGATATGGCTACATAAATATGGAATTTGTATGGTTTCAAACTGTTACAATTTGGCTGTGGCTCATTCTGAACAAATACATATTCAATGTATTAACATCCACAGGGAATGTAGAACAATGCATTGTAAGTAAAATAGAAATTATGCAAAAGGGAGACATTCCCCTAAAAAAAGGACATTTAGAATAATCTTACCAGTGCAGATGGTGCAATTTGTCCTTAATTATCCGTGCTGTCTCAGGTAAGTCCTGCATGAACCCCTGTCTGGACTGTGTGAAGTGAAGCAGAGACTGGAATACAGAGATATAGGGAAACCCCATCACTGATACTTCAGCACTGCTGGGATCATgcctctggccaatcagaacagtggaGAAAGGGTGGGGTGCTTGGCACATTTCCAACAGGGGCCATGTCTCACCTCCAGTTTACCGAGGAGTGTGATGGCTACAGACCATAAAAGCTTTGCATAAAAGAACAGCAATACTTTTTTGCAAAGGATGGCAAAGGAAAATcctattaaaaagaaataaatataaaacatttgatCCTTGAGCAGAAGAGGGTATTTGTTTGGAAAGTGTATTGTGGCAGCCCGTCAGCATTCACACCGATTGGCCGTGATGCAATGTGCCATTGGTGCTTGATGTAAATTTGCTGTAAACAAGTGATGCAACAGTACACAGGTACACTTCTGAAATTTGGTGTAACAAAGCGAAACGTGTTACATGTGGGTGACAGTGATTTTCAGTCTTCAGCAGCAGCACTGAAAAACAACCAGTCtccttttt from Conger conger chromosome 12, fConCon1.1, whole genome shotgun sequence includes the following:
- the LOC133141474 gene encoding proteinase-activated receptor 3-like; its protein translation is MLGDEDEMQTEQVCPRNPPNLHPVEAPSPACLTPMEIFNFNSSILYIQKPSNSNIEGGAITVYEGCKDMPEVLIFHMTLQFINLFLGIPANLMVLWLLHKNKGDSTSTSDIFILHLAILDTFFCLIPPLQLASIVFLTTSSTWYVLRFFYGVKDSSPLFLSCICLDRYMAVLHPITFTELKDRSHRMVCVAVVWLVILAYAAAKCVGNIPNFEKAFVVMLVAAFAFMLFCNVSILHALRQSGPARDEMHPVKKRAFKMVSIILAIIIFNYFPPVALFPFQEYFSPDEFDCYVHPVAFGFMDVSSSIQPVLYLSREKIPSVFCCCQIQITHPL